A single window of uncultured Methanospirillum sp. DNA harbors:
- a CDS encoding MarR family transcriptional regulator: MIEDDPGYIILHSKRNVSRFQILVEIAEHQPAIRQQEIAVMLGVTPQAISEYIRDLIDEGMIKASGRGRYEVTREGIEWILQNAETLENFAKHVRHDIIHQITVWTAIADEDLKAGDRVGVYMKSGILYASQSQTSANGEVAMDTPKGEETGVLRLDGIIEHSESVVQVCKVPRVERGGSRNVELEKLKEVIKTVSFVACVGLEAWVALKKIGRVPDLYFGSREGAIDAALHGIPSAIVIVDEFFTDFLRQLEQADLSYEIHDLIQT, translated from the coding sequence ATGATCGAAGATGATCCAGGATACATTATCCTCCACAGCAAACGAAATGTTTCGCGATTCCAGATCCTTGTAGAAATTGCTGAACATCAACCTGCAATTCGTCAGCAGGAGATTGCAGTTATGCTTGGGGTTACGCCACAGGCGATATCGGAGTATATTCGTGATCTCATCGATGAAGGGATGATAAAGGCTTCAGGAAGAGGAAGATATGAAGTCACCCGTGAGGGTATCGAATGGATCCTCCAGAATGCAGAGACGCTCGAAAACTTTGCCAAACATGTCAGGCATGATATTATCCATCAGATCACGGTCTGGACTGCAATTGCTGATGAGGATCTGAAAGCAGGTGACCGGGTCGGTGTGTACATGAAATCCGGTATTCTCTATGCTTCCCAGAGCCAAACCTCTGCAAATGGAGAAGTTGCCATGGATACTCCAAAGGGAGAAGAGACAGGAGTTCTCAGACTCGACGGGATCATCGAACATTCAGAATCTGTTGTACAGGTCTGTAAGGTTCCACGAGTTGAACGGGGAGGGTCACGTAATGTTGAACTGGAAAAACTCAAAGAGGTTATCAAAACTGTATCTTTTGTTGCCTGTGTCGGTCTTGAAGCATGGGTCGCTCTCAAAAAGATCGGACGTGTCCCTGACCTTTATTTTGGATCCCGGGAGGGTGCCATAGATGCAGCACTTCATGGAATTCCTTCAGCGATTGTCATCGTAGATGAATTTTTTACCGATTTCTTACGTCAACTTGAGCAGGCAGACCTCAGTTATGAGATCCATGATCTCATTCAAACATGA
- a CDS encoding transposase produces the protein MANPKSFLEKFGYAPLFTNRTKSVFHHAVSYISGLLTLPRGSNMSKIAENIPESGTCRDLSHFISSSPWSSEDVMKLTRTNVIHHLGPNGAVIFDETGQQKYGPDSVGTSHQYLGTLGHTCTAQVGVFASYCVDNVSTLIDYRLFLPDSWVQNHQKSLKAEIPVNAHWILIRVL, from the coding sequence ATCGCCAATCCAAAATCCTTTTTAGAGAAATTTGGATATGCTCCACTATTCACAAACAGGACTAAGAGCGTATTTCACCATGCGGTAAGTTATATTTCCGGTCTCTTGACTCTGCCACGTGGCTCAAATATGAGTAAGATAGCAGAGAATATTCCCGAAAGCGGAACTTGTCGCGATCTTAGCCATTTTATCTCCTCTTCTCCATGGTCTTCCGAAGATGTGATGAAATTGACACGAACAAATGTCATTCACCATTTAGGTCCAAATGGAGCCGTAATTTTTGATGAGACTGGTCAACAGAAGTATGGACCTGATTCAGTTGGAACATCACATCAATATCTGGGCACTCTTGGACACACATGTACTGCCCAAGTGGGGGTATTTGCGTCTTATTGTGTAGATAATGTCTCAACTTTGATTGATTATCGGTTATTTTTGCCCGACTCATGGGTTCAAAATCACCAAAAAAGCCTGAAAGCAGAAATTCCTGTTAACGCTCATTGGATCTTGATCAGGGTTTTATAA
- the istA gene encoding IS21 family transposase has product MAEIQQIVASYNRCGSYSQVAREFHISRNTVKKYVLRVTEVRSGLRDEILPSNREIFQPPRVVTDEILLLIRTLLEQNLTHPRKQRMNARQIFDQVIQSGYSISYTTVKRIISSWNKSHSSRDVYILQEPEPGYRAEFDWCEVSLQIKGVWTKVSMAVMVLTYSLFRFARLYYHETQQEVIDAHIQFFTEIQSVPRYIYYDNLRAVYDYSRKKFQDTYLQFASHYGYSYEVCNPASPHEKGTDEESVSYIRRNAFGERTSFESIQEAQEWLIASLEQINSKNVYRRDKTPIEALKDEQKSMFSLPSLDYSNVLTKLARISKYSFVTFDRNYYSVPDTYRQKHILLKISQERIDLLSGPELIASHQRLYGKGQYSLNICHFLKTFERKPGSLQHSKVIQQAPPALQNLFESHYKEKPLEFIQILNLTAICTVPQLVSAIEKLQKNHILPGYDTIRMILNNTPSPVTESLERFDMIDVQEPDLTVYDQVMECTA; this is encoded by the coding sequence ATGGCAGAGATCCAACAAATCGTTGCATCTTACAATAGATGCGGCTCATATAGCCAGGTTGCACGAGAGTTCCACATCTCTCGTAACACGGTCAAGAAGTATGTTCTCCGGGTAACTGAGGTTAGATCGGGTCTTCGGGATGAGATCCTTCCTTCAAATCGTGAAATATTTCAACCTCCCCGGGTTGTGACAGATGAAATCCTGCTCCTCATCCGCACTCTCCTCGAACAAAACCTGACCCATCCTAGAAAACAGAGGATGAATGCAAGGCAGATCTTTGACCAGGTTATTCAAAGTGGTTACTCGATCAGTTACACTACCGTCAAACGAATCATATCCTCATGGAATAAATCCCATTCTTCACGAGATGTGTATATTCTCCAGGAACCTGAACCCGGTTATCGAGCTGAATTTGACTGGTGTGAAGTCAGTCTTCAAATCAAAGGAGTCTGGACGAAAGTATCCATGGCAGTCATGGTCCTGACTTACTCGTTATTCCGATTCGCCCGACTCTATTACCATGAGACCCAGCAAGAGGTTATCGATGCCCATATTCAGTTCTTTACCGAGATTCAGTCAGTTCCCCGGTACATCTACTATGACAATCTTAGAGCAGTCTATGACTATTCAAGGAAAAAGTTCCAGGATACATACCTTCAATTTGCATCTCATTACGGCTATTCCTATGAAGTATGTAATCCGGCTTCTCCGCATGAAAAGGGAACAGATGAAGAGAGCGTCAGTTATATCAGAAGGAATGCATTCGGAGAACGGACATCATTTGAGTCAATCCAAGAAGCTCAGGAGTGGCTCATTGCATCTCTTGAGCAAATAAATAGTAAAAACGTATATCGAAGGGACAAGACTCCCATTGAGGCTTTGAAGGATGAACAGAAATCTATGTTTTCGCTTCCATCTCTTGATTATTCGAACGTACTAACTAAATTAGCCCGAATTTCAAAGTATTCATTTGTAACCTTTGACCGTAATTATTACTCAGTTCCTGATACCTATCGTCAAAAACACATTCTGTTAAAAATATCTCAGGAACGGATTGACCTCCTATCTGGTCCTGAACTGATCGCATCACACCAGAGATTGTACGGGAAAGGGCAGTACTCTCTCAATATTTGCCATTTCCTGAAAACATTTGAAAGAAAACCGGGATCCCTTCAACATTCAAAAGTTATTCAACAGGCTCCTCCTGCTCTTCAAAATCTTTTTGAATCGCATTACAAGGAAAAGCCGTTGGAATTCATTCAGATACTTAACCTGACTGCCATATGTACCGTACCTCAATTGGTTTCTGCAATTGAAAAACTACAGAAAAACCATATTCTACCGGGATATGATACAATTCGAATGATTTTAAATAATACTCCTTCTCCGGTCACTGAGTCATTAGAAAGATTTGATATGAT